Part of the Zingiber officinale cultivar Zhangliang chromosome 6A, Zo_v1.1, whole genome shotgun sequence genome, atttgtgaaccTCACCAAATTGATATACAAGGCTGGTAATCATTCATTTTATTCCTGATCCATATTGGTCCATTCTGAACCTGACAGTTaccttaaaaaaattatatattgttTTTTGCACACAATTTAAAGCGCACAAATAAGCTAATTTTTAAGCTTGGCGGATTTTCTAATGTTACAAAACGGGTCAAATAGGTTGTATTTTCACCGTTTCTTCAAGGGCAAAAATGTCAACACGTCGTATAGAATTTCGAAATGGCGACTTGAGATTTGAAAAGTTACTTTATTTAACCTTACCCGCATGCATACCTCAGCCAGAAAGCGAAACTAGGGAGTTCCATCGGTGGGGCCCAAGTAAAAGAGGGAAGAAAATTGACGAAAAATCTTTATCTTAGGTTTTTGGATTCCCCCTACACTCGGATGCGACGGAAGAGGTGGGGCTGTGGCAGGAGGCTCCCTCGGCGGCTGTTGCTGTCCTCGTCCGTGGGTTATCGGAATCCCGGCCTCATACCTCAGGCTCCTCTAGTCTTATGCTCCACTGGATCATGATCGTGTAGCTTACCTCCATTGACGCTTTCATCTCACGCCGTCATCGAGTTTTTGCTCCCTTTGCGGGTCTCTTTTGGCTCAAAGGTCGCGGGGTTGGTGATGAAAGCTGGAGATTTGGCACCGGATTTGCCATTTCTTGGTTTCCCTGGTTAAATTAAAGATCCGACCTTCTTTTTTGGCGCCtgctttgtgttttttttatttcagcAATCTGATGTTTAAGTCCTTGGAGGCTCTACTGTATGCAACTTGAGGTATCAGAGGGTTATCTTGGTTTATGTTTTTATCTGCACGTCAAAGTCATATGTAGATAGCAAGCGCCTTCTTAATTTCAGCATTGTGAAAGAAAGGAGGGATTCTGtcagaattattatatttttcagTTCGGCAAGAAGATCAAGCTAGTCGCATAAATGGACAAGCAGGCCAATCAGAAGATAGTGAATTCAGAATGTAGTATTTTTCAGAAATTTGCTTCTAAACGAGATTCTGAACATTCTTCGGTTGAAGATCTTGTTAATGGAGATTCCTTAATGAATCCAAGGGAGTATGTCAGGAACCATGGATCTCTTCTCAGTTTGCAACCATGGATTTTCAGAAAAGGAAGTTGTCCAAAGGATAAGGAAATGATGAAGGTGCACGGTAATCATTATGAGATAACAGGGAATGGAATGGATGATTTCAGTAATAACTCACTCGCAGAGAGTTTCCCAAGGAGTGTTAATCTGAGTTTTACACATGATAGAGGTCAAAGCTCTTTGAGAAGCAGGTCTTCTCACCGCAAATCAACTAGACCTCTTTCTTCCTTGGAAAACTGCCTCATCCCTCATCTGTAcgatgaaaattttgaatttgaggAGTTTGCTTTCAGTTCATTTCCTTCTTCCACTTTATCAAGCACGAGGCCGCTCGTTGTTACTGATGGAAACAACGTAATTAGCAAATCCAGTTATGGACCTGCCGACATAAATTTGCATAGTGGCGCAGACAACACAAACATGAAGAGTCTATTCGGAGTTTCTCCTCTTCCTGAATTTAGAACACCAAAAAGAAAGAGCAGACAGACACTGCCTCATAAGTTAGATCCTTCCAACACTAGAAGGCCACAGAGGCTTGCTCATCACAAAGGTATTACTGCCACCATTTTTCTAATATACGTGAGTATTGAGTGATGATGAATACATATTTAGGTTGAACAAATAGTGATTTCCAATTCATGAGCATGTTGCCAATGGCATATCATTCACATGGTTCCTGTACATCGTCCATTTGGATTCCACATTGGACATGGAGCAACTAAATTCTTTGTTGGGGGTTTATCAGTGCCATGTCATTCTCATGGGTGAACCATGTGCCATATGGCATGTGCTCCCTGTGTCAACACTAGATGTCATGTGGATGTGGCTTGTTAATGAACTGGCTGATGTACTTAGTTTAGCTTAATTGTGTCATAAGTTTGCTTAGTTGTTTTATTGATTAAGTTTATGAGAATATTCTGCTCATTAATAAGCAGTACTTGTTTCCAGATTCAGTTGATGTGTTACATGTCTTCTCTGTTGGAGTTAGCCTTGGAATCATATCGACTATACTATCGAACAAAAAAGAAATAGAGAATTTAAATGGCATGTTGAAGACCTCAGAGGACTTGGTTCATGATTTGCAAGAGGAATTGGAGATGAAGGATATCGTAACTGTAAAAGAATTGGCTCATGAAGCTGGTGGGAGCCAGAAACCAAGTATTGTGAAGGATGAGAATAACCATAAATGCTTGCCTGTGGAAGTGTTGAGGAGTGAAATAGAAGCGGAGCTTGAGATTGAGCTGGAGAAATTAGAACTAAGCATTAATTCTTCCAGCCTCAATGGAAAAATGTCAGCACTTGGTGAGGTAAGTCCAATGTGTTTTCTAGTTCTCATGCACTTTCTAAGCTAAAAGCAAACACTTTTATAATCTACACTTTTCCATGGCGATTCTTACTTTTGAATATGATGTATCATGATTACACTCTCTTGAGTCCCTGGTTAATTCCCACCTTTTTTTAACCTACTTAGCTGTGGTTTACCTATAGTATTAGTCTGATCTGCTTTTGGGTTATTCAAGCATCATTAGAGTTTTGTTTAtgctcatggttttgaaaaactcTCACTTGGGGCACTAATGCTGCTGCTTAAGCTGATTTTAATGAGGGCCATAAAGCTATTGCATATGCTACATGTAGCACATGCATTTTGCATGTGCAAGTAAAGATATAGAAAATTATTGACTTTAGATATATGGTAATATACTAATATGGAGAAAGCAAAGTTGTTTGGAGCATGCATAGAATTTTAAGCGCCCCTTGTTTCAAAGAGAGGAGAATGGGCTATTCACATTTAATTCGACAGTCAAAGATGAATCGAAAGCTAAACTGTGCTAATTAAGATCCCTGGGCAAAAAGGGTGATGTCTCTTACATTACCCATAATGTGTagtcattttattttaatttaatattaaccaCAGATGCCTCTGCTTGCTACAGATTGATTGTTCAATGGCTAATCTTATgacttttttctttttaaagaacTGATTTCTCTGAATTTATGCAAGGGACATTGATATATGGAATTAACTTTATTGAGTTAGCAAACATACTAGAAGATATAACTGGTGATATTTTTGCTAAATGCAAAAAGAAATGGTACATGATATTTGTGCTTGTTTCTAGCTCTCTTCAGAAACCCATGTGATAGTTTTTATGATTATTGATTTTGGTCTAATGATGTCACTACTTATACGCAAGTGCGCCATGGCTTCTGATAGTGTTTGCAACTTTTCTAACACTTGGAATTTCTTATTGCAGCTTGATCCAGACCTAATAGCTGATTTTACAGATGGAGAACTAAAAGCAGAGAAACTCCCTGGTAGGATCTCTGAGGACCAGGCTATGAATGCAAGCAACAGCGACAGCTCCTCAGAGAACCCAACACACAGTGCGAACTATTCGGTTTCACCACGAGAGTTGAGTTTACGTCTGCACAAAGTGATTCAATTCAGACTTGAAGAACGCATTGAACAGCTAGAGAGAACGCTAAAGCAAACACAGAAGCAACTCCAATTGCTAGAATCAGATCACCATCTCTCTCAGAGAGCTTTCTCCAGCAGCGACATGGGATCTTCCTCGAATCTTGATAGCCCAACTGGCACCGCAGGAAACATTGCCTTGGTTCAGCCATTTTGCTTGAACCTCACCGCAGAAGCCCTGGATGCATACGACGAAGTTTATGAAGAGTTTGTGCGGGCATCAAACATGGAGGAAAACCGACCAATGACGACTTACTCGAAAGACCAATGTGAACATTACTTGCATTCATCTTATGAGAATTTGGTACAGGAAATGCACGAGCCAAAATCTCCTAGGAGGGAATCAATTGGGATCcagaaattgaagaacaaggaaacATTCTATGGCGATGAGATCGATGATGAGTATGATAATGATGACGATGAAGACGATGAAATGAATACTCTAATCAAACAGATTTTAGAGAAAACTAGGCAGGGATCACCAACCGCACAACATGTACAAAGAATGCTGTCTTCCATGGATGACGATTAACCAAAAAGGATCAATTGATCAAAGGCTTGAGCTTTTCCCGAGATTATGTTCTAGTGGTAAGAGAATTTTCTCTGCGCGAGAACAGAATTAACTCTTTGGAAGAATTGTTAGAACTATTTCATCAAGAGCAGCAGTAACGATAACAAAATACACAAATTAGTGGTGCATCCATTCATCAAATGTACATTTCGTCATTGAAATTGTTATACAAAAATTTTCAGTCGTTGGTCACTCACTGATTAATACAGAAATTTAATTAAGATCTACTATGACCCATTGTATACTTAACAAGGTGTAAATATGATAACAAATGTCTTAAATAATTTTGCATTTTGATTAATTTTGTATTAGATTTTAAGATTAGCTTTGATTCACTTTTAAAAGACTTGTAATGTTGCTTATGTTGGATGTTGAGAGGAGATGAAGGAGCGTTGCTTCCCCTTCATCTCCCCTTTCTGCAAATGTCAAGGAGATGAAGGGGTGACTTTTTTCATTtgtcttcctctttcttcttatAAAAGGCGTCCAAGATAAGATCAGTAAGGAGAATGAGAAAAAAGATTGGAGGTGATCGGACAGAACGAGCAAAAGTGTGAGATGATCGTGTGTGAACAAAAGAAAACGTTCTGAGctctgggatttggttcgtgaaccTTGAAGCACTTTCCGGTTATTCGTGATCGTGCTTCCAACAGCGGCAGCATCTTCGTCGACCAGCGTTTTCTTTTAcaatttcttcgggagatcactgtgaatgATTATAGTTTGATTTCGTTTTTATTTCATGCTCTTAAAGacacaacaatggtatcagagcaattttTGAAAGCATGTAATTCCCTGCGGCCGAGAAATCGCAATCGGTCATGGAGAAATCGCGAAGTTGCGATTTCTGGGAGCTCTGCCAGATCTTGTTTCTGCGATTCCACCCAAAATCGTGTAGTCCTCGGCAGCATAGAGTCACAGCAGAGGAGGGTCGGCGATCGTATTTTAATACCAGTGAAAATCGACGTGAGAAAGCCTCACGTTGTCTGTCACcgcgaagaagatgaatagtgagCACTATTCATCCATCAAATGACTTAGTTTTAATCGATTCAATTTGAatctcaatcgattcaattgaattgaatcgattgaaatttcatttcaatcgattcaaaaataaatttcatttcaatcgattcaaaaataCGAACAGTGCTTCGTTTTGACGAAGCACggtgaataataaaaaaaatcgaaATGTTGTTTTGTTGAAAACGTTGAACAGttggtttaatttaaaaaaattaattagatatatttattaattaataatacagaaggtattatttaattaataaatagatatttaattaatttatggttcaattaattgaaaattgaaccagaccaacttgtccaatcaaacTCGGATCTGACTTAAATTATcagttgatttaagcagaccagattgattcaatgatacctagatctggttcaaattatttgttagtTTAACCAGTtcaatttattattgaattaattggggtgaTCTTGATCACTaagttgggctgatcaaatattaccagattagttctgttgtgtcagatttgatcaaaaagattagtttgctctaatggatcggacttaatccaatgggcattggattgatcaaatggacatgaatttgatcaataagtctgagattgattcaaatgagcttaaacaataacagaacataagtTTGAAATATATGTCAAAttggattagttctaatgaggacgaTAGACTAAGCTTAAGATTCGGATTCCTAATCGACCGATAcaatgtgtcagtcacatgagattccctaaataaagaaaatttatttttcttaattgcttgtgtattctGTATATATTTGTTCTATATGTAGGAATTGAAGATGACCGATTTTTATTACTAGTCTGTTgattttgtactgacatcatgattttcaattCCAGAACAATATGCACGATGAATGgtcgctatgaacgacaacatgagttatgggaggagatcaagaagctggaatatgaccCGAATCACGGAGTCGataggcttattggtcggctcgattggATATTCTGGAATCTAgagcaagaagggtatccagtcCAAGACAAAGAAAGAAGATGAGCTCTGGTTTATTCATTGTCGGAACATCTTAGGCAGAtaacattccaactttgggatgattctgaagggggcatctcatattcagagatgtgtAGATAGCTACTTCATTTGGAATGGGGTCCtgaagaatctgaagaggatgAAGATCCCGAAGAAATGGACCTcgaagaatctgaagaggatccggAAATGGATCCTCAAAATTTTGAGGATCCAAATCTCGcagaatctgaggaggatccagaaatggatcctgaagattttgaggaggatccagagatggatcccgaGGAGGATGTAAAGATCGATCCcgaagaatcagaggaggatcctcaagagtgtgtaaaagatccagaaatggatctgatggatacatctgaggctGATCCACCCATCATAGAGTCTGGGATAAACGGGATACAATTGCCCACTGTTCTAGCATTTATCATAGTAGGAGTAGTGCTAACTTATCTATGttactagtgttctgtttactgtcaTTATGTGCGAACAGTGTTAGCTcatttagtttttgagtcatgtagtAATTTCTATCGTTATGTACGAATAgagttatgataaataaaaagttaTGTTACGCATTAACTAATTTgctcatgattagttcatgagaatatgattagttcatatgaaaaatgattagttcattttaataatgattcgttcattagatggaatgtgtgtaatataattgatcaatgttgattagattaaaacatacaaatgatgagtggaaacaaagttatcacttgattttgtaaactaattctaatttacactgagtcaataattaattgcatacatatgaattacactaaaataataaataatgtgtttatttatgtagatcattgtaactaaaaacatcatagctaaactcaataagggagagaaattatatggggataactacaaaatctggtacctcaagatacaatacgttcttgaggaacaagaagttctagaggctgtaaatcaattcatggaaAAACCAGCTGATGATTctacagcacagcacagacgtgaccatgcctataaggcatggaaaaggaaggacattattgctaagggaatattgattaattcaatggtgaatgacctggtatttgagtataaGTCATTGCCAttggctcatgctgtctgggtagcccttagagaaaagTACAGTAGAATTAGTCTAAGTAAGCTCCATCAgctaacaattaagtttgatagctataaaaaACGCTTAAATGTTACAATTACCCAACATCTCAAGGAGATGGGTAACATAATATGAGAGCTTAAGACTGTTGGTCAtgcgttgactgatgaacaacaggttcaagcagttatccgTCTATAGCAagaggtactattttgagcaaaagtatatatcccaagactcctgaggaattaaccgaaatgaagaaaaaaatcatatgcagtgttattggtagtttgatgtacactatgttgtgtactcgtcctaatataagctatgttgttgtcttagttagtcgtttccagtcaaacctaGGATTGAGACACTAGAAAGCGgtaaagaggatattcagatatctcaaaggaacagtgGATTATTGcttctgtttccaaggatcagatatgagcctaagtggctacacaaatgcagattgggcaggagaccttgatgacagaaaatccacatctggctacgccttcttgttgaatggtggcgtcatctcatggaacagcaagaagcaggcttgtgtagccttgtcgacaatggaagctgagtatgtggcttgtgtagcggctgtgcaagaggttgtctggctaagaaggttcctgaagcatctgaagattgctgaggacaaTGGGAGTCCTATTACAGTGTACTGTGATAGTCAAACTGCAATAGCTTGTTCCaatgatcccaaatatcacaacaaacgtaagtatatagaaattaagtataattttgtaagggatattgttgacaagaaaaagataattcttgagtatatccctacacgaaatatgcttgctgatcattttactaagccattgactaaagagtcatttcatagACATGTGAAATCTTTGGGACTTTGAAAAATGTAACTTATTGTGAAAAcgttttgataaataaaaatacCATGGTTTATTCAGTGTATGTATCTTtattacattcgaataaaagtctcgataagcatgttgacagattgagattggtccactcacatagacaattatttctatttgttaagtacaaatagaggtaagagcgttgcttatgggacaacttatgtagctgtgaatagagacatacccgtaAGTTAagatcgccttgataattgtgtcaagatgagatcatctATGTAGTGAtcagagtaaatgcacccaccatttactgaatctgcttaaggccagattagaattcatatgttgaattcaggattagacattagatatgtctagatcgaaatttgtacgatgttaaattttggaaaaaatatgcgctctttttagtaaagaggaTAACattgtagcatgtgattcataccacatgtgttatTGCGAcgagaagggtagtaggagaatggatccctgcttctctactatgtgagacccttgagattataagttaatctcaattttaccctaagtgactatttagctgtctacttgaagttctgattaaTGTCTGCTGTTTTAGTATGTTTCCTATTAGCTATGGACGATTCGGTCTatagagcataactaggaaagcgactaattagaatgaatagattctagctaaaaaggaagattaagattgatttacatctatgacatttattcattgataccagttacatttttagtttagtacataaaatgtaattgtgaataatttgtttgattgaagATGTTGAACATActcttgacatatagtcaatatgatggattagagatgttcatattgatgtaaataatttaatctggggtaaaggcaaatcattaatgtctctgattcgttctaaaGAGCAGCTATgagtgtaacaatcttcttagcaataaatGCTCAgtatgcttgctgtcgcacgaaccattttccctaatgtatggaatggatgttcttatttggtctttgtgattaattaatgctctggtcttcgtgacttgatcatcataaagtctatgtacttatttggtatttgtgactaattaattttgctctAGTCTCAAATAgtttatgtgacttatttggtctatgTGACCAATTAATATTTGATTTTGGCATTATGACATGATCATCTTATAGTTTacgtgactgacatggtctatgtgaccatataaccttatggattaacttggacgagtgggagatgttggacattaagaggagacgaaggggcgttgcttccccttcatcttccctttCTGCAAACGTCAAGGAGACGAAGGAGGAGACGAAGGGGTGCCCTTTCCCCTTCATCTCCCTCTTTCTTCTTATAAAAGGCGTCCAAGATAAGATCAGtaaggagaaagaaaaaggatTGGAGGTGATCAGATAGAACGAGCAAAAGCATGAGGTGATCGTGTGTGAGCGAAAGAGAAGTTCTGGGCTCTGGGATTTGATTCGTGAACCTTGAAGCGTTTTTCGATTACTTGTGATCGTACTTCCGATAGTAGCAGCGTTTTCGTCGACCAACATTTTTTTtgcgatttctttgaaagatcaTTGTGAATTTATAGTTTGATTTCGtttttgtttcatgctctcacAGACATAACAGTTTAAGCTGTTGGTAAACATTTCTTCTTCCGATGGAAGATGTAAACCTTAATTCCGACTCCGGCATCCTCGAAAGCTTGGGCGAGGAGATCGTCCGCATCGTCGACCCCTTCTCCGCCTGCATGCTTCCCGCGTCCTCCTTGCCAACGCCCTCCACTACTACGGCGGTGAGCCGGTGACGGAGGGAGGAAGCGGCTTTACGTCCATCGCATACTCCGAGAAAGCCTCCGACTTCTTCTAGAACAAGCTCGAAGCTGCTCACCTCCACTCCCTCATCTTCGTCGCCGTAATCACcgtcctcaccttcctcctcGGCCATTGATGTAGTCACTTTCTCTCTCCCCCTGCTCAATTTCTCGGTCGTTGGAGCTCTGGCGGTGTTCATGTCAAAAGTCCTGGATCTGGGTGACGGTAGGGGTGCTCGTGGGACCACCTGGGCGCTTCTGATCGCGATGTCCTTGTACAATTTAGCTGGCGTTCTCTTGCCCAGCGGACCCTTGAGGCTTCTCTTGGAGCTTGCAATTACAAGAGATGAGGTGTTACCTGCATTCGAGGGAAGGCGAGCAGAACCATCCGGGGGTGAGAAGGAGGCTGTGGAGAGAAAGGAGG contains:
- the LOC121998578 gene encoding uncharacterized protein LOC121998578 gives rise to the protein MDKQANQKIVNSECSIFQKFASKRDSEHSSVEDLVNGDSLMNPREYVRNHGSLLSLQPWIFRKGSCPKDKEMMKVHGNHYEITGNGMDDFSNNSLAESFPRSVNLSFTHDRGQSSLRSRSSHRKSTRPLSSLENCLIPHLYDENFEFEEFAFSSFPSSTLSSTRPLVVTDGNNVISKSSYGPADINLHSGADNTNMKSLFGVSPLPEFRTPKRKSRQTLPHKLDPSNTRRPQRLAHHKDSVDVLHVFSVGVSLGIISTILSNKKEIENLNGMLKTSEDLVHDLQEELEMKDIVTVKELAHEAGGSQKPSIVKDENNHKCLPVEVLRSEIEAELEIELEKLELSINSSSLNGKMSALGELDPDLIADFTDGELKAEKLPGRISEDQAMNASNSDSSSENPTHSANYSVSPRELSLRLHKVIQFRLEERIEQLERTLKQTQKQLQLLESDHHLSQRAFSSSDMGSSSNLDSPTGTAGNIALVQPFCLNLTAEALDAYDEVYEEFVRASNMEENRPMTTYSKDQCEHYLHSSYENLVQEMHEPKSPRRESIGIQKLKNKETFYGDEIDDEYDNDDDEDDEMNTLIKQILEKTRQGSPTAQHVQRMLSSMDDD